TCAAATATGCACAGACTCTTGTACTTTTGCAGCAGCTGGTTCTTGGTCCGGACCTGCTCCCGCAGCGTagctagctgctgctgctgctccagcggACTGCTGTCTACCCCGGGCATGTTGGAGATCTGCTCCCGGGCCTCCTGGATCTTTGTCTTCAGCTTGGCCAGCTCCTGGTGGACATCCTGGCTGTCCTTGTCCATGCTTAAAGATAGTAGGGTGAATAAGGGTTAC
This genomic window from Anoplopoma fimbria isolate UVic2021 breed Golden Eagle Sablefish chromosome 11, Afim_UVic_2022, whole genome shotgun sequence contains:
- the med9 gene encoding mediator of RNA polymerase II transcription subunit 9; the encoded protein is MAMSQPGQEKESEDCSLLPLVHDIIKCMDKDSQDVHQELAKLKTKIQEAREQISNMPGVDSSPLEQQQQLATLREQVRTKNQLLQKYKSLCIFDVPKAS